A part of Corvus cornix cornix isolate S_Up_H32 chromosome Z, ASM73873v5, whole genome shotgun sequence genomic DNA contains:
- the TMEM174 gene encoding transmembrane protein 174, translating into MEQNNNNVEDFSLNVFSVTPCQPNRSDALVSDGDKAGTTLLFSGVFLGLVGITFTVMGWIKYDGITHLEWTQLLGPILLSVGVTFILIAVCKFNMLTCKPCKEREENTSELDQTASGQSFVFTGINQPITFHGATVVQYIPPPYPSQEGAAVSPSYLHPALSCCSAVPPSASPVLSPGSPHFCPAYALDNLAFTGDENYTTYPAENTRNQRPEDSSDEPEGLLEDYACNNLSPPRYEEIYPLSS; encoded by the exons ATGgagcaaaacaacaacaatgtAGAAGATTTCTCCTTGAATGTCTTTTCTGTCACTCCTTGTCAGCCAAACAGATCTGATGCCCTGGTGTCAGATGGGGATAAAGCTGGCACAACCCTGCTCTTTTCAGGTGTGTTTTTGGGACTGGTGGGGATCACTTTCACTGTGATGGGATGGATAAAATATGATGGCATTACTCACCTGGAGTGGACTCAGTTACTAGGGCCTATTCTGCTGTCTGTTGGGGTGACTTTTATTCTGATAGCTGTTTGTAAATTTAACATGCTTACGTGCAAGCCCtgtaaagaaagagaggaaaatacgTCGGAACTTGACCAGACTGCAAGCGGACAGTCCTTTGTCTTCACCGGCATTAACCAGCCTATAACTTTCCATGGTGCCACAGTGGTGCAGTACATCCCTCCACCCTACCCGTCCCAGGAAGGCGCTGCTGTGAGTCCCAGCTACCTTCACCCAGcactcagctgctgcagtgctgttcCCCCCAGCGCCTCGCCGGTTCTCAGCCCGGGTTCTCCTCACTTCTGCCCTGCCTACGCCCTGGATAACCTGGCTTTTACTGGAGATGAGAACTACACTACTTACCCTGCAGAGAACACCAGGAATCAGAG GCCAGAAGACAGTTCTGATGAGCCAGAAGGACTGCTGGAAGACTATGCCTGTAATAACTTGTCCCCTCCACGTTATGAGGAAATATACCCTCTGTCTTCATAA